One genomic window of Flavobacteriales bacterium includes the following:
- a CDS encoding transketolase family protein translates to QMNGGLGDSIAQVLALNTPTPLEMVAVQDTFGESGTADELMEKYGISTSEIVEKAQKAIARK, encoded by the coding sequence CAAATGAATGGTGGGTTAGGCGATAGTATTGCACAAGTTCTTGCATTAAACACCCCTACTCCTCTAGAAATGGTTGCTGTGCAAGATACTTTTGGTGAAAGTGGTACTGCAGACGAATTAATGGAGAAGTATGGCATAAGCACCTCTGAAATTGTAGAGAAAGCTCAAAAAGCAATTGCACGAAAATGA
- a CDS encoding ribosome-associated translation inhibitor RaiA produces MQINIQAIHFDPKGQLVELIESKVEGLQKLGDISSCEIFLKLEGSSSVRNKQVEIKIKASNTTYFAKSDAESFEIATDQAVEGMRRQLRKQKGKVLNY; encoded by the coding sequence ATGCAAATAAATATCCAAGCGATACATTTCGATCCAAAAGGACAATTAGTTGAGTTAATTGAATCTAAAGTTGAAGGACTTCAGAAACTCGGTGACATTAGTTCTTGTGAAATTTTCCTAAAATTAGAAGGATCCAGTTCTGTTAGGAATAAACAAGTAGAAATTAAAATTAAAGCTTCAAATACAACATATTTTGCGAAGTCTGATGCAGAATCCTTTGAGATTGCAACAGACCAGGCTGTGGAAGGGATGAGAAGACAATTAAGAAAGCAAAAAGGTAAAGTGCTTAATTATTAA
- a CDS encoding 5-formyltetrahydrofolate cyclo-ligase: MLKADIRKKFSKVRLGYNTKEMKSFSQSISDAFFSEIDLTGVKNVHAFLPMISKNEIDTQLIVNRLWNEFPNIKTITSESDFETITMKSLLFNNETKFEDDDWGIPTPTDATPFNDNEIDLILVPLLAFDLDGMRVGYGKAFYDKFLANCKPDIIKVGVSILDPVDVIDDVYEHDIPLTCCITPSRFYRFE, translated from the coding sequence ATGTTGAAGGCGGATATTAGAAAGAAATTCTCAAAAGTTAGACTAGGTTATAATACGAAAGAAATGAAGTCTTTTAGCCAAAGTATTTCGGATGCTTTCTTTAGCGAAATAGACTTAACTGGTGTTAAAAATGTTCATGCATTTTTACCGATGATATCCAAAAACGAAATCGATACACAACTAATTGTTAATAGACTTTGGAATGAGTTTCCAAACATTAAAACAATTACCTCTGAAAGTGATTTTGAAACAATCACTATGAAAAGCCTGCTCTTTAATAATGAAACCAAGTTTGAAGATGACGATTGGGGGATCCCTACACCCACAGATGCCACTCCGTTTAATGATAATGAGATTGATTTAATATTAGTTCCATTATTGGCTTTCGATTTAGATGGTATGCGAGTGGGTTATGGCAAAGCATTTTATGATAAATTTCTTGCAAACTGTAAGCCCGATATAATTAAAGTAGGAGTTTCTATACTAGATCCAGTTGATGTGATTGATGATGTATACGAACATGATATCCCCCTAACTTGCTGTATAACACCATCTCGGTTCTATCGTTTCGAATAG
- the rimO gene encoding 30S ribosomal protein S12 methylthiotransferase RimO — translation MKTKTLKKNKVNVITLGCSKNIYDSEVLMGQLRNNKYDVVHDSNDDDVSTVIINTCGFIETAKEESIDTILTYAQGKKDGLIDKVYVTGCLSERYRDDLIKEDLGVDGFFGTKDLPRLLKTLKADYKKELLGERLLTTPSHYAFFKISEGCDRPCSFCAIPIMRGKHVSIPIEELITQAESLVNNGTKELILIAQDLTYYGLDLYKKRNLAALLERLSEVKGLEWIRLHYAFPSGFPEDILEVVKAKSNICNYLDIPLQHISDEILASMRRGTTKEKTSSLIKRIREQVPGITIRTTLITGYPGETEEHFQEMLQWVIDTRFDRLGVFPYSHEEDTHAYKLEDNVPEEVKQRRADEIMEAQSHISFELNEAKIGNEYRVLIDRKEEGSYIGRTEFDSPDVDNEVIIDSSLRDLKVGDFYNVKIDSAEHYDLFGHVV, via the coding sequence ATGAAAACAAAAACACTCAAAAAGAATAAGGTCAATGTTATCACATTAGGCTGTTCTAAGAATATTTACGATTCGGAAGTCCTAATGGGGCAACTCAGAAACAATAAATACGATGTTGTTCATGATTCGAATGATGATGATGTAAGTACTGTAATTATTAATACATGTGGCTTCATAGAAACAGCTAAGGAAGAATCGATTGATACTATTCTTACTTATGCCCAGGGGAAAAAGGATGGATTAATAGATAAGGTTTATGTAACTGGATGTTTATCTGAGAGGTATAGAGATGACCTTATAAAAGAGGATCTTGGAGTAGATGGCTTTTTCGGGACTAAAGACTTACCACGTTTACTTAAAACATTAAAGGCTGACTATAAAAAGGAATTGCTAGGCGAACGTCTACTTACTACGCCATCCCATTATGCATTTTTCAAAATATCGGAAGGTTGCGATAGACCATGTTCGTTTTGTGCAATTCCAATAATGAGAGGTAAGCACGTTTCTATTCCAATAGAAGAATTGATTACGCAGGCGGAATCATTGGTAAATAACGGTACGAAAGAACTGATACTAATAGCTCAGGATTTAACTTACTATGGATTAGATTTATATAAAAAGAGAAACTTAGCTGCCTTGTTAGAAAGACTTTCTGAGGTTAAAGGACTTGAGTGGATTCGATTGCATTATGCTTTCCCGTCCGGTTTTCCTGAAGATATTTTGGAAGTAGTAAAGGCGAAATCAAATATTTGTAATTATCTCGATATTCCACTACAGCATATCTCTGATGAGATTTTAGCCAGTATGCGGCGAGGTACTACGAAAGAAAAAACTAGTTCGTTAATTAAACGAATTAGAGAGCAAGTTCCAGGAATTACTATTCGTACAACACTCATTACGGGCTATCCTGGTGAAACAGAAGAGCATTTTCAAGAGATGTTACAATGGGTAATTGATACTCGTTTTGATCGGTTAGGTGTTTTCCCATATTCTCATGAAGAAGATACGCATGCCTATAAGCTAGAAGACAATGTGCCCGAGGAAGTGAAGCAAAGAAGAGCCGATGAAATAATGGAGGCACAGAGTCATATTTCATTTGAGCTAAATGAAGCGAAAATTGGGAATGAATACCGTGTTCTAATTGATAGAAAAGAGGAGGGTAGCTACATTGGCAGAACTGAGTTTGACAGTCCTGATGTTGATAATGAAGTGATTATTGACTCTTCCCTTAGAGATTTGAAAGTAGGTGATTTCTATAATGTTAAAATTGACTCGGCAGAGCATTACGACTTATTTGGTCATGTTGTATAA
- the ftsY gene encoding signal recognition particle-docking protein FtsY yields the protein MIFHAFFGLFSKEKKEDLDKGLEKTKESVFSKISRAIVGKTTVDAIVLDDLEEILVTSDVGVATTLKIIEKVEERVSKDKYLGTSELNRILKEEVGNLLEEIDSGNETEFTIPDNHKPYVIMVVGINGVGKTTTIGKLAHQFKKSGKSVLIGAADTFRAAAIEQLQVWAERADVPIVAQKIGADPASVAYDTLESGKMQNSDVILIDTAGRLHNKVNLMNELSKIKKVMQKLIPDAPHEVLLVLDASIGQNAIEQARQFSNATEVTALAMTKLDGTAKGGVILGISDQFKIPVKYIGLGEKIEDLQVFNKKAYVDALFGS from the coding sequence ATGATATTTCACGCATTTTTCGGTTTATTCTCTAAAGAGAAAAAAGAAGACTTAGATAAAGGGCTTGAAAAAACGAAAGAAAGCGTTTTTTCGAAAATAAGCCGTGCAATTGTCGGAAAAACTACTGTTGATGCAATTGTATTAGATGACCTAGAAGAAATATTAGTTACATCGGATGTTGGAGTTGCTACAACTTTAAAGATTATTGAAAAAGTTGAAGAAAGAGTGTCTAAGGATAAATACTTAGGAACGTCAGAATTAAATAGAATACTTAAGGAAGAAGTAGGTAATCTTCTTGAAGAAATTGATTCTGGAAATGAGACTGAATTCACAATTCCTGATAACCATAAGCCTTATGTTATTATGGTTGTCGGTATAAATGGTGTAGGAAAAACAACGACTATTGGTAAACTCGCCCATCAATTTAAAAAGAGCGGAAAAAGTGTTTTGATTGGAGCCGCAGATACGTTTAGAGCTGCTGCAATTGAGCAATTACAGGTCTGGGCAGAAAGAGCGGATGTTCCTATCGTTGCACAGAAAATCGGTGCTGATCCAGCCTCCGTTGCATACGACACTTTGGAATCGGGTAAAATGCAGAATTCGGATGTTATATTAATCGACACTGCGGGAAGATTACATAACAAGGTTAATCTGATGAACGAACTTTCTAAAATTAAAAAAGTGATGCAAAAACTAATCCCCGATGCTCCTCACGAAGTTCTGTTAGTTTTAGATGCTTCAATTGGTCAGAATGCTATAGAGCAGGCGAGGCAATTTTCTAATGCTACTGAGGTAACGGCTTTGGCCATGACAAAATTAGATGGAACTGCGAAAGGTGGTGTGATTCTGGGTATATCAGATCAATTTAAAATACCAGTCAAGTATATTGGTCTCGGTGAGAAAATAGAAGACTTACAGGTGTTTAATAAAAAAGCGTACGTCGACGCTCTATTTGGTTCGTAA
- a CDS encoding DUF4295 domain-containing protein, translating to MAKKVVATLGKGGGKDFTKVIKLVKMRGNGAYQFKSEIVHKDKVADFFAKK from the coding sequence ATGGCTAAGAAAGTAGTTGCAACGTTAGGAAAAGGTGGTGGAAAGGATTTTACCAAAGTTATCAAGTTGGTTAAGATGAGAGGTAACGGAGCTTACCAATTTAAATCTGAGATTGTTCATAAGGATAAAGTTGCTGACTTCTTTGCTAAGAAATAA
- the rpmG gene encoding 50S ribosomal protein L33 encodes MAKKGNRVQVILQCTEHKESGMPGMSRYITTKNKKNSPERIELKKYNPVLKKHTVHKEIK; translated from the coding sequence ATGGCAAAGAAAGGAAATAGAGTACAGGTTATTTTACAGTGCACAGAGCACAAAGAAAGTGGAATGCCAGGAATGTCGAGATACATTACTACAAAGAATAAAAAGAACTCACCTGAACGTATTGAGTTAAAGAAATACAATCCAGTGTTGAAAAAACACACGGTTCATAAAGAAATTAAATAA
- a CDS encoding 50S ribosomal protein L28 produces the protein MSRICQITGKAVMSGNNVSHSKRRTRRKFYPNLQTKKFFIPEEDKFITLKISAKGIRIVNKKGIAETLKVAKAKGFYK, from the coding sequence ATGTCAAGAATTTGTCAAATCACCGGAAAGGCAGTAATGTCGGGAAACAACGTTTCTCACTCAAAAAGAAGAACTAGAAGAAAGTTTTATCCTAACCTTCAAACAAAGAAGTTCTTTATTCCAGAGGAAGATAAGTTCATTACTTTGAAGATATCGGCTAAGGGAATTAGAATTGTGAATAAGAAAGGAATAGCGGAAACCTTGAAAGTAGCTAAAGCTAAAGGTTTTTATAAATAG
- a CDS encoding competence/damage-inducible protein A gives MTAEIITIGDEILIGQVVDTNSAWMGSLLEKNGLKVIQITSISDEKDAIINALLNAKKKADVILITGGLGPTNDDITKKSLADYFGVGMVFNKEVYLDVENVFTGFNSTVSEINRHQAEVPSNCIALRNAYGTAPGMWFDESNTIYISLPGVPYEMKGLMLNEVLPRLKERFALPTIIHKTILTYGIGESKLAEMLVYSEKRLNSKGIKLAYLPAPGLVRLRLTGSKEVEINSVLEEILEVIGYYVFGYNDETLEEVVVNLLLENNRTLSAAESCTGGYLSHLVTSVSGCSKVYQGSIIAYKNEIKYSELDVDLRIIEEYGAVSKEVVEKMALGAIKKMNSDYSIATTGIAGPSGGTDDKPVGTVWIAVACGERVESKKLKFGDNRERNIRRTALASLDMLRREIIKYK, from the coding sequence ATGACAGCTGAGATAATAACCATAGGCGATGAAATTCTGATAGGTCAAGTTGTTGACACTAACTCTGCATGGATGGGAAGTCTCCTTGAAAAAAATGGGTTGAAAGTAATTCAGATCACAAGTATCTCAGATGAGAAAGACGCAATTATCAATGCATTATTAAATGCTAAAAAAAAGGCGGACGTTATATTGATAACAGGAGGGTTGGGACCAACAAATGATGACATCACCAAAAAGTCCTTGGCTGATTATTTTGGAGTCGGTATGGTTTTTAATAAGGAAGTATACCTAGATGTAGAAAATGTCTTTACTGGCTTTAATTCTACGGTTTCTGAAATAAATAGGCATCAGGCCGAAGTCCCTTCAAATTGTATTGCATTAAGAAATGCTTATGGCACAGCACCTGGAATGTGGTTCGATGAGAGCAATACTATATATATATCTTTACCAGGGGTCCCTTATGAAATGAAAGGTTTAATGCTCAATGAAGTATTACCGCGGTTGAAAGAAAGGTTTGCGCTACCTACTATTATACATAAAACAATTCTAACATATGGTATAGGCGAATCAAAACTAGCAGAAATGCTAGTATATTCTGAGAAAAGATTAAACTCAAAAGGAATTAAACTGGCATATCTACCTGCTCCAGGGTTAGTCCGGTTAAGATTAACAGGGAGTAAAGAAGTTGAAATTAACTCTGTATTGGAAGAGATTCTAGAAGTAATAGGATATTACGTTTTTGGGTATAATGATGAAACTTTGGAAGAGGTGGTTGTTAATCTTCTTCTTGAAAACAATAGAACATTAAGTGCTGCTGAAAGTTGCACTGGAGGTTATCTATCACATTTAGTAACTAGCGTTTCTGGATGTTCAAAAGTATACCAAGGCAGTATTATTGCTTATAAGAATGAAATAAAGTATTCCGAATTGGATGTTGATCTTAGAATAATAGAAGAATATGGAGCAGTAAGTAAAGAAGTTGTTGAAAAAATGGCATTAGGTGCAATAAAGAAAATGAATTCTGATTATTCCATTGCGACTACTGGAATTGCTGGGCCATCTGGTGGTACGGATGATAAACCGGTAGGAACTGTATGGATAGCAGTGGCTTGTGGAGAAAGAGTTGAATCCAAAAAGTTGAAGTTTGGAGACAATAGAGAGAGGAATATTAGAAGAACAGCCCTTGCTTCTTTAGATATGTTGAGAAGAGAGATAATTAAGTATAAATAA
- a CDS encoding universal stress protein: MSQLIGGLFRVIEYYKKFKMGGKKNMLVGIAFSKQSMLILEEACVFAKAANSGITLLYVNSPKGIFDSSSDADRNVARTAIEEKLEDLARSTTKKTGLDVVTKIVEGKVYDKIIEVSNKLGVDLVFMGTNQESGMKGFIGSNALKVVRGTYCPVITINKEVEPHNCDVIVVPLDLTKETREKVSNAIQYAKYFDSTLKIVSVLESDEEEVVKKLMNQLRIEKGFIEEKGVNCTAEVIKVSSSNEKFSKVIIDYSKKNNADLIMIMTQQENEITEFFIGSSAQQIINNSEIPVMSIVPSPTRSGLISNNF, encoded by the coding sequence TTGTCTCAATTAATAGGCGGGTTATTTCGTGTTATTGAATATTATAAAAAGTTTAAGATGGGAGGAAAAAAGAATATGTTAGTTGGAATTGCTTTCTCAAAGCAATCGATGTTGATTTTAGAAGAAGCCTGTGTATTTGCAAAAGCGGCTAATTCGGGAATAACATTACTATATGTTAATTCTCCTAAGGGTATTTTTGATAGCTCGTCGGATGCTGATAGGAATGTAGCAAGAACCGCTATTGAAGAAAAATTGGAAGATTTAGCAAGATCTACAACTAAGAAAACCGGTTTAGATGTTGTTACAAAAATCGTTGAAGGAAAGGTCTACGATAAAATTATTGAAGTATCAAATAAACTAGGCGTTGATTTAGTATTTATGGGAACTAATCAAGAATCTGGAATGAAAGGATTTATTGGTTCTAATGCATTAAAAGTTGTAAGAGGAACTTACTGTCCGGTAATTACTATAAATAAAGAGGTAGAACCTCATAATTGTGATGTGATTGTTGTGCCATTAGATCTAACTAAAGAAACAAGAGAGAAGGTTTCCAACGCTATTCAGTATGCTAAATATTTCGATTCAACTCTGAAAATAGTTTCTGTCTTAGAATCGGATGAAGAAGAGGTAGTAAAGAAGTTGATGAATCAACTAAGAATTGAGAAAGGTTTTATCGAAGAGAAAGGTGTAAACTGTACGGCAGAAGTAATTAAAGTGTCAAGTTCTAACGAGAAATTTTCAAAAGTGATTATAGACTATTCTAAAAAGAATAATGCGGATCTGATTATGATTATGACGCAACAAGAAAATGAAATAACAGAATTTTTTATTGGATCATCTGCTCAGCAAATTATTAATAATTCTGAAATTCCAGTAATGAGTATTGTTCCTTCACCGACTAGGTCAGGGTTAATTTCTAATAATTTCTAG
- a CDS encoding sugar transferase codes for MTKRLFDIVFSILGMAFLFPLFLVLGVFLVLDSGFPIIYRQKRVGLNNIDFTLFKLRSMSSAADTKGFLTVGNDDIRITPFGKILRRFKLDELPQLINVFNGTMSFVGPRPEVRKYVDLYSTDQLYVLTVKPGITDVASIVFINENELLKEAVDPDREYINKIMPTKLAYNLEYISEQSFFYDIVLILKTIGKIFR; via the coding sequence ATGACAAAGAGGCTATTCGATATAGTTTTTTCAATTCTGGGAATGGCTTTTCTTTTCCCTTTGTTCCTGGTTTTGGGTGTTTTCTTAGTATTAGATTCTGGTTTCCCAATTATCTATCGTCAAAAAAGAGTGGGGCTTAATAATATTGATTTTACTCTTTTTAAACTTAGGTCGATGAGTTCAGCGGCAGATACAAAAGGTTTCCTGACTGTTGGGAATGACGACATTAGAATAACACCTTTTGGGAAGATATTAAGACGGTTTAAACTAGATGAATTACCTCAATTAATAAATGTCTTTAATGGCACTATGAGTTTTGTTGGGCCAAGGCCTGAAGTAAGAAAGTACGTTGATCTTTATTCTACTGATCAATTGTATGTACTAACGGTTAAGCCTGGAATTACAGATGTTGCTTCGATTGTTTTTATAAATGAGAATGAACTTTTAAAAGAAGCAGTAGATCCGGATAGAGAATATATTAATAAGATAATGCCTACTAAATTGGCTTATAATCTGGAATATATCTCTGAACAGTCTTTCTTTTACGACATTGTTCTAATTCTAAAAACAATAGGAAAAATATTTCGCTAG
- a CDS encoding DegT/DnrJ/EryC1/StrS family aminotransferase, translating to MIPFSPPRMDQDIIDEVTSVLKSGWITTGPKTKQFEQELTKYCGNRSTACVGSATAGLELVLRWFGVGEGDEVILPTYTYCATANVVVHCGAKPVFVDVGTDFNITVQNIREAITEKTKVIMPVDIGGVPCDYDQINELVRGQDVASMFNASTENQEKLGRMLVLADAAHSIGAKYKSKRSGSLTDMTVFSFHAVKNLVTAEGGAICINLPSQFDVDELYKSFCISSLHGQNKDALAKTKVGSWEYDIIDAGYKCNMTDIQAAIGLVELKRYDSDMLVRRKSIFDQYVELFSSYSWAQIPDARPEDKESSYHLFMLRIKGVSEKQRNLIIDEIFRLEVSVNVHFKPLPMMSFYKSRGYDIADYPVSYDNYSREISLPIYYNLSDKDVLKVAEAVVQSVELILN from the coding sequence ATGATTCCTTTTTCACCTCCCCGAATGGACCAAGATATAATTGACGAAGTAACATCTGTGTTGAAATCGGGATGGATTACAACCGGGCCTAAAACCAAACAATTCGAACAAGAACTCACTAAATATTGCGGTAACCGATCTACAGCATGTGTGGGTTCGGCAACTGCTGGATTAGAACTGGTGCTTCGGTGGTTTGGCGTTGGAGAAGGAGACGAAGTGATTTTACCAACCTATACTTATTGTGCGACAGCAAATGTTGTGGTGCATTGTGGTGCGAAACCTGTTTTTGTAGATGTAGGAACCGACTTTAATATTACTGTTCAAAATATTCGAGAAGCGATCACCGAAAAGACTAAGGTAATAATGCCGGTAGATATTGGAGGCGTACCATGCGACTATGATCAAATAAATGAATTGGTGAGGGGGCAAGATGTTGCCTCTATGTTTAATGCAAGTACGGAGAACCAAGAAAAGCTTGGTCGAATGCTAGTTTTGGCCGATGCTGCACATTCAATTGGTGCAAAATATAAATCTAAGCGATCGGGAAGTCTTACGGACATGACAGTATTCTCTTTCCATGCTGTTAAGAATTTGGTAACTGCCGAAGGTGGGGCGATCTGTATTAATCTTCCTAGTCAATTCGATGTAGATGAATTGTATAAATCCTTTTGCATATCCTCGTTACACGGTCAGAATAAAGATGCTTTAGCAAAAACAAAAGTAGGATCCTGGGAATACGATATTATAGACGCCGGTTACAAATGTAATATGACGGACATTCAAGCTGCAATTGGTTTGGTAGAATTGAAGAGATATGATTCTGATATGCTTGTGCGTCGGAAATCAATTTTCGATCAATACGTCGAATTGTTTAGTTCATATTCGTGGGCTCAAATACCCGATGCACGTCCAGAAGACAAGGAATCTTCTTACCATTTATTTATGCTTCGGATAAAAGGAGTAAGCGAAAAACAAAGAAATTTAATAATTGATGAGATATTTAGGCTAGAGGTTTCCGTTAACGTTCACTTTAAACCTTTACCAATGATGTCTTTTTATAAATCAAGGGGATATGACATAGCCGATTATCCCGTCAGTTATGATAATTACAGTAGAGAAATATCATTACCTATTTATTATAATTTGAGTGACAAGGATGTCTTAAAAGTAGCAGAAGCCGTTGTTCAATCTGTTGAGTTGATATTGAATTAA
- a CDS encoding glycosyltransferase family 4 protein, giving the protein MRLLILSQYYPPETGAPQNRLHGLAVNLKRLGAVVTVLTAMPNYPKGEIYPGYETLDYLKEEIDGIEVHRSSIYITKSRSITKRLINYFSFVWSSYDIGKSKLSKEYDFILCESPPLFLGISALMLCANKNAKLIFNVSDLWPESAEKLGLVSNPLFLSLAKKLEEYLYRKSVLICGQTQGIVDDILKRFPDKELHWFPNSVDTDQIDPDKIQSISRSDYGFEETDKLFMYAGIIGHAQGLEIIVEAAKLLETNSNIKFILVGDGPEKEDLMHSVKNNNLSNVLFFDSMPKAEVISLLKSVVATIIPLRKLELFKGAIPSKIFESLAMAKPILLGVDGEAKELFINEGNVGLYFKPEDEVDLAKQIKVLLEDEDLRYTLGSNGKSFVKDKFDRSTLAYELYQKIRIL; this is encoded by the coding sequence ATGAGATTGCTAATTTTAAGTCAGTATTACCCCCCCGAAACGGGAGCGCCACAGAATAGACTACATGGGTTGGCGGTAAACTTAAAAAGGTTAGGAGCAGTTGTAACTGTTTTAACAGCGATGCCTAATTACCCGAAAGGAGAAATCTATCCGGGTTACGAAACCCTTGATTACTTAAAGGAAGAAATAGATGGAATCGAAGTCCATCGGTCGTCTATTTATATCACCAAATCAAGATCTATTACTAAGCGATTGATTAATTATTTCTCATTTGTTTGGAGCTCTTATGATATTGGAAAAAGTAAATTAAGCAAAGAGTATGACTTTATATTATGTGAGTCACCTCCGTTATTTCTTGGGATTTCGGCTCTTATGCTATGCGCAAATAAAAATGCTAAGTTGATTTTTAATGTTTCGGATCTATGGCCGGAAAGCGCTGAAAAATTAGGACTAGTGAGTAATCCGCTTTTTTTAAGCCTGGCTAAAAAATTAGAAGAATACCTATATAGAAAGTCTGTTTTGATTTGTGGTCAAACTCAGGGGATAGTAGATGATATTTTAAAACGGTTTCCTGATAAAGAGCTTCATTGGTTTCCTAATAGCGTCGATACCGATCAAATAGATCCTGATAAAATCCAATCTATTTCTCGGAGTGATTATGGTTTTGAAGAAACGGATAAATTATTCATGTATGCAGGGATTATAGGCCATGCTCAAGGCTTAGAGATTATTGTTGAAGCCGCTAAACTATTGGAAACGAATTCGAATATTAAATTTATTTTAGTAGGAGATGGGCCTGAAAAGGAGGATCTTATGCACAGTGTTAAAAATAATAACTTATCAAACGTTTTGTTTTTTGATAGCATGCCTAAAGCCGAAGTAATATCATTATTGAAGTCAGTAGTGGCGACGATAATTCCTCTTAGAAAACTTGAATTATTTAAAGGGGCCATACCTTCAAAAATATTTGAATCTTTGGCAATGGCTAAACCTATTTTATTGGGTGTGGATGGAGAGGCAAAAGAACTTTTTATTAATGAAGGAAATGTGGGCTTGTATTTTAAACCTGAAGATGAAGTTGACCTGGCTAAGCAGATTAAAGTATTATTGGAAGATGAAGATCTTAGATATACATTAGGCAGTAACGGGAAATCGTTTGTGAAAGATAAATTTGATAGAAGTACCTTGGCTTATGAATTATATCAAAAAATCAGAATTCTATAA